In Nocardioides sp. W7, the genomic stretch GAGCGTGCCTACGCTCGGCTGATGAGCTGGTGGGACGAGCACGTGGTACCTCGACTGACCGACGCGCCCCTCTCCCGCCCCCCGGTGATGGAGCTGCGCGAGCAGGCCTGCCGCGAGCTGCGGGGTCGGGTGCTGGAGATCGGCTTCGGCAGCGGCCTCAACCTGGGCTGCTACCCGGACGAGGTGGAGAGCATCGATGCGGTCGAGCCGTCCGATCTCGGTTGGGCGCGGTCGGAGGCGCGGCGTACGTCGTCGCGCGTGCCCGTCGCCCGCACGGGCCTGGACGGCCAGCGGCTCGCCGCTGCGGACGCGTCGTACGACGCGGCGCTGTCAACCTTCACGCTGTGCACGATCCCCGACGCGGCCCGCGCGGTCGCGGAGGTACGACGGGTGCTCCGCCCGGGCGGCGTCTTCTGCTTCCTCGAGCACGGGCTGGCTCCTGACGCGCGGGTGGCGGCCTGGCAGCGGCGCCTCGATCCCGTGCAGGGCGCCGTCTTCGGTGGCTGTCAGCTGTCCCGCGACACCCCGGCGATGCTCCGCGAGGCCGGCCTGGTGGTCGAGGAGCTCGACCAGCACTACCTGGACGGGCCGAGCGTCATGCGTCCGTGGATCTACGCGAACCTGGGGCGCGCGGCTCGGGTCCCCTAGATTGCGGCCCATGGTTGACGTTGGTGACCAATCGGCAAGGGCTATCGGCGCTGCAGACGCCCTCGGGCTGCCCTACGCGGTGACGCGCCACGGTCCGGTCGGCTCCCTGGAGGAGGCCGCGGCGGCCCGCGGGATCGAGCCGCACCAACTGCTGAAGACGATGGTCGTGCGGGTCGCCGAGGGCGACCACCGGTTCGTACTGGTGCCGGGCGGTCGCGAGATCGCCTGGCCGCGACTGCGGGCGCTGCTGGGGGTGAACCGCCTCTCGATGCCCAGTGCGGAGGCCGCCCGCGCGGTCACTGGCTACGTGCGAGGCACGATCACGCCCCTGGGTA encodes the following:
- a CDS encoding YbaK/EbsC family protein, whose translation is MVDVGDQSARAIGAADALGLPYAVTRHGPVGSLEEAAAARGIEPHQLLKTMVVRVAEGDHRFVLVPGGREIAWPRLRALLGVNRLSMPSAEAARAVTGYVRGTITPLGSRSPLPVIADQRVVGMVSLGGGAPGVGITVDAAALLAALDATVADVTDPA
- a CDS encoding methyltransferase domain-containing protein; translation: MSWWDEHVVPRLTDAPLSRPPVMELREQACRELRGRVLEIGFGSGLNLGCYPDEVESIDAVEPSDLGWARSEARRTSSRVPVARTGLDGQRLAAADASYDAALSTFTLCTIPDAARAVAEVRRVLRPGGVFCFLEHGLAPDARVAAWQRRLDPVQGAVFGGCQLSRDTPAMLREAGLVVEELDQHYLDGPSVMRPWIYANLGRAARVP